From one Streptomyces sp. Q6 genomic stretch:
- a CDS encoding kelch motif-containing protein has translation MKDGASRRRARRIAIGTVVVLALAGMNGPWLYRFGSAKYHEYKINRPEYKAENGHWDVVEFPQDMRLNTIHAALLHTGKILLVAGSGNNQKNFDAKKFDTRLYDPVKKTIKKIPTPSDLFCTGHTQLANGNLLIAGGTKKYEKLKGDVTKAGGLMIVHNEDPDAPKTIKAGTKFTGKENGKTFVSDINITVERAKKVFDPNTGKFLRNEPGIGRVYVEAQKSGAKYETGTQDNYRVQGLTGADARNVYGIAQKLALDKKDFQGIKDSYEFDPVAEKYIKVDPMNEARWYPTLTTLSDGKVLSVSGLDDIGQLVPGKNEIYDPKTKKWTYLAKQRQFPTYPALFQMENGKIFYSGANAGYGPDDVGRKPGVWDLKTNKFQKIPGLSDANMMETAGTVELPPAQNQKYMVIGGGGVGESKLSSNKTRIVDLKDANPKFVDGPTLEKGTRYPQSSILPDDSILVSGGSEDYRGRGDSNILQARLYDTSTNSFKQVADPAVGRNYHSGSLLLPDGRVLFFGSDSLYADKANTKPGTFEQRIEIYTPPYLYRDSRPTLDGAEKTVERGGSATYRTDHASSIKTARLIRPSASTHVTDVDQTSIALDLKKSADSITVTVPKSSALVESGWYMLFVTDDEGTPSKAQWVHVP, from the coding sequence GTGAAAGACGGTGCGAGCCGCCGCCGTGCCCGACGCATAGCCATCGGCACGGTGGTGGTACTGGCGCTGGCCGGGATGAACGGACCCTGGCTGTATCGCTTCGGGTCGGCCAAGTACCACGAGTACAAGATCAACAGGCCGGAGTACAAAGCCGAGAACGGGCACTGGGACGTCGTCGAGTTCCCCCAGGACATGCGCCTCAACACGATCCACGCGGCGCTGCTCCACACCGGGAAGATCCTGCTGGTCGCCGGGTCGGGGAACAACCAGAAGAACTTCGACGCGAAGAAGTTCGACACCCGGCTCTACGACCCGGTCAAGAAGACCATCAAGAAGATCCCCACGCCCAGCGACCTGTTCTGCACCGGACACACCCAGTTGGCGAACGGGAACCTGCTGATCGCGGGCGGCACGAAGAAGTACGAGAAGCTCAAGGGCGACGTCACCAAGGCCGGCGGCCTGATGATCGTCCACAACGAGGACCCGGACGCGCCCAAGACCATCAAGGCCGGCACGAAGTTCACCGGCAAGGAGAACGGCAAGACGTTCGTCTCCGACATCAACATCACGGTCGAGCGCGCCAAGAAGGTCTTCGACCCGAACACCGGCAAGTTCCTGCGCAACGAACCGGGCATCGGCCGGGTCTACGTCGAGGCCCAGAAGTCCGGCGCGAAGTACGAGACGGGCACCCAGGACAACTACCGGGTCCAGGGCCTGACCGGCGCCGACGCGCGCAACGTGTACGGCATCGCGCAGAAGCTCGCCCTGGACAAGAAGGACTTCCAGGGGATCAAGGACAGCTACGAGTTCGACCCGGTCGCCGAGAAGTACATCAAGGTCGACCCGATGAACGAGGCGCGCTGGTACCCCACGCTGACCACGCTCTCGGACGGCAAGGTCCTCTCCGTCTCCGGCCTCGACGACATCGGGCAGCTGGTCCCCGGCAAGAACGAGATCTACGACCCGAAGACGAAGAAGTGGACGTACCTGGCGAAGCAGCGCCAGTTCCCGACGTACCCGGCGCTGTTCCAGATGGAGAACGGCAAGATCTTCTACTCGGGCGCCAACGCGGGCTACGGCCCGGACGACGTCGGCCGCAAGCCCGGCGTCTGGGACCTGAAGACCAACAAGTTCCAGAAGATCCCCGGCCTCTCCGACGCGAACATGATGGAGACGGCGGGCACGGTCGAGCTGCCGCCCGCGCAGAACCAGAAGTACATGGTGATCGGCGGTGGCGGCGTCGGCGAGTCCAAGCTCTCCAGCAACAAGACCCGCATCGTCGACCTGAAGGACGCGAACCCGAAGTTCGTCGACGGCCCGACGCTGGAGAAGGGCACGCGCTACCCGCAGTCCTCGATCCTGCCCGACGACTCGATCCTGGTCTCCGGCGGCTCCGAGGACTACCGCGGGCGCGGTGACTCCAACATCCTCCAGGCGCGGCTCTACGACACGAGCACCAACTCCTTCAAGCAGGTCGCCGACCCCGCCGTGGGGCGCAACTACCACTCGGGATCGCTGCTCCTGCCCGACGGCCGCGTGCTGTTCTTCGGCTCGGACTCGCTCTACGCGGACAAGGCCAACACCAAGCCCGGCACGTTCGAGCAGCGCATCGAGATCTACACGCCGCCGTATCTGTACCGGGACTCGCGGCCGACCCTGGACGGCGCCGAGAAGACCGTCGAGCGGGGCGGTTCGGCGACGTACCGGACGGACCACGCGTCGTCGATCAAGACGGCCCGGCTGATCAGGCCGAGCGCGTCGACGCACGTCACGGACGTCGACCAGACGTCCATCGCCCTCGACCTGAAGAAGTCGGCCGACTCGATCACGGTGACCGTGCCGAAGAGCAGCGCGCTCGTCGAATCGGGCTGGTACATGCTGTTCGTCACGGACGACGAGGGAACGCCCAGCAAGGCGCAGTGGGTGCACGTGCCCTAG
- a CDS encoding glycoside hydrolase family 6 protein, whose translation MYRKLRAGAVVVGAALLVSACSSGGKGDENSTTPPVKQQPKSADPFWVNPESKAAKAVSALEEDGKDDQAAAVRKIAEQPSGEWIIPENAEEQARGYTEAAKKADRDALLVVYNIPHRDCGNYSQGGAADGNAYREFIDQVAAGIGDRPATVILEPDAVQHMVDNCTPEQFHEERYDLLKGAIGKLKSLKNTTVYLDAGNAGWGKPDQIFQPLQWSGIDQADGFSVNVSNFYTTEESVKYGKELSAKVGNKPFVVDTSRNGNGPYTGGAADERWCNPPGRALGESPTTKTNDPLVKAYLWVKRPGESDGTCKGGPKAGEWWGEYAVKLAEAGS comes from the coding sequence ATGTACCGGAAACTGAGGGCTGGAGCGGTCGTCGTGGGGGCGGCGCTGCTCGTGTCCGCGTGTTCCTCCGGAGGCAAGGGCGACGAAAACTCCACGACGCCTCCGGTCAAGCAGCAGCCGAAGAGCGCCGACCCGTTCTGGGTCAACCCCGAGAGCAAGGCCGCGAAGGCCGTGTCGGCGCTGGAGGAGGACGGCAAGGACGACCAGGCCGCGGCGGTCCGCAAGATCGCGGAACAGCCCAGCGGTGAGTGGATCATTCCGGAGAACGCGGAGGAGCAGGCCCGCGGTTACACGGAGGCCGCCAAGAAGGCGGACCGGGACGCGCTGCTCGTCGTCTACAACATCCCGCACCGCGACTGCGGCAACTACTCGCAGGGCGGCGCCGCCGACGGCAACGCGTACCGGGAGTTCATCGACCAGGTCGCGGCCGGGATCGGGGACCGTCCCGCGACGGTGATCCTGGAGCCGGACGCCGTGCAGCACATGGTGGACAACTGCACCCCGGAGCAGTTCCACGAGGAGCGCTACGACCTGCTCAAGGGCGCCATCGGCAAGCTCAAGTCGCTGAAGAACACCACGGTGTACCTCGACGCGGGCAACGCGGGCTGGGGCAAGCCGGACCAGATCTTCCAGCCGTTGCAGTGGTCCGGCATCGACCAGGCCGACGGCTTCTCAGTGAACGTGTCGAACTTCTACACCACCGAGGAATCGGTGAAGTACGGCAAGGAGCTGTCGGCGAAGGTCGGCAACAAGCCGTTCGTCGTCGACACGAGCCGGAACGGGAACGGGCCGTACACCGGCGGCGCCGCCGACGAGCGCTGGTGCAACCCGCCGGGCCGGGCCCTCGGCGAGTCCCCGACGACCAAGACGAACGACCCCCTGGTGAAGGCGTACCTGTGGGTCAAGCGGCCGGGCGAGTCGGACGGCACGTGCAAGGGCGGGCCCAAGGCCGGCGAGTGGTGGGGCGAGTACGCGGTGAAGCTCGCCGAGGCGGGCAGCTAG
- a CDS encoding GAF and ANTAR domain-containing protein: MSHPPRELRLATALVEFSDTLLDRFDPHRYLGRLADHCVDLLEARGAGVSLHDPGGPPGAIVKSSEQPRLVERLLVASPSASPVHDCLRTGKPVEPVSLTSEDAVARWPVFTAVALRHGITATYAVPLQRRDDTFGALGIFTPELPSGDEELAIAQSLADAAALGLANQRAYAQHRELAGQLQQALASRVRVEQAKGMLAERWKTEPDAAFSILRQYARRNRLPIDQVSHSVIKRLLTDAQLRPDKPGPA, from the coding sequence ATGTCGCACCCACCCCGTGAACTCCGGCTCGCCACAGCCCTCGTCGAGTTCTCGGACACCCTCCTCGACAGGTTCGACCCTCACCGGTACCTGGGACGTCTGGCCGACCACTGCGTGGACCTGCTCGAAGCGCGCGGCGCGGGGGTGAGTCTGCATGATCCGGGCGGACCTCCCGGGGCGATCGTCAAGAGCTCCGAACAACCCCGTCTCGTCGAGCGGTTACTGGTCGCTTCCCCGTCGGCCAGTCCCGTTCACGACTGCCTGCGGACGGGGAAGCCGGTGGAGCCGGTCTCCCTCACCTCCGAGGACGCGGTGGCGCGCTGGCCCGTCTTCACGGCGGTCGCCCTGCGGCACGGCATCACCGCCACCTACGCGGTTCCCCTGCAACGCCGCGACGACACGTTCGGCGCCCTCGGCATCTTCACACCGGAACTCCCTTCCGGCGACGAGGAGTTGGCGATTGCACAGTCCCTGGCCGACGCGGCCGCCCTCGGACTGGCCAATCAGCGCGCCTACGCCCAGCACAGGGAGTTGGCGGGCCAGCTCCAACAGGCACTTGCCAGCCGTGTGCGAGTCGAACAGGCAAAGGGCATGCTGGCCGAACGCTGGAAGACCGAGCCGGACGCCGCGTTCTCGATATTGCGGCAGTACGCACGCAGGAACCGACTGCCGATCGACCAGGTCTCCCACAGCGTGATCAAACGGCTCCTGACCGACGCCCAGTTGCGCCCCGACAAGCCCGGACCTGCGTGA
- a CDS encoding class F sortase, with amino-acid sequence MSERSGGAGRLITGLAWAVLLLGLWLWGREITEVNLSSPTTGDAAAVGRPLGVALPAAHKPVKAAKPQRVDVSALHIQAPVVPRGLDGGGAIDPPPYDQAGVVGWYGDGVEPGERGTSLFVGHVDTETRPAVFYHLSEARPGDEVRVVRDDGSVAEFTVDDVQVYSRRDFDPHKAYGPHHGDRAELRLITCGGTFDKASRTYTANVVVSAYLSGIDEAPTKAG; translated from the coding sequence ATGAGCGAACGGTCGGGCGGCGCCGGACGGCTGATCACCGGCCTCGCCTGGGCGGTGCTGCTGCTCGGCCTGTGGCTGTGGGGCCGCGAGATCACCGAGGTGAACCTGTCGTCGCCGACCACCGGCGACGCGGCCGCCGTGGGCCGCCCGCTCGGCGTCGCCCTGCCCGCCGCCCACAAACCCGTCAAGGCCGCGAAGCCCCAGCGCGTCGACGTCTCCGCGCTGCACATCCAGGCGCCGGTCGTCCCCCGCGGCCTGGACGGCGGCGGTGCCATCGACCCCCCGCCCTACGACCAGGCCGGCGTCGTCGGCTGGTACGGCGACGGGGTCGAACCGGGGGAGCGCGGCACGTCCCTGTTCGTCGGGCACGTGGACACCGAGACCCGGCCCGCCGTCTTCTACCACCTCAGCGAGGCCCGGCCCGGTGACGAGGTGCGGGTGGTGCGCGACGACGGGTCGGTCGCCGAGTTCACCGTCGACGACGTCCAGGTCTACTCGCGCCGCGACTTCGACCCGCACAAGGCGTACGGGCCGCACCACGGCGACCGCGCCGAACTCCGCCTGATCACGTGCGGCGGGACCTTCGACAAGGCGTCGCGGACGTACACGGCGAACGTCGTCGTCTCCGCGTACCTGTCCGGCATCGACGAGGCGCCGACGAAGGCGGGTTGA
- a CDS encoding HAD-IIA family hydrolase has protein sequence MAERKPIDSWLTDMDGVLIHEGVPIPGADAFIKRLRDSGKPFLVLTNNSIYTARDLQARLTRMGLEVPVGNIWTSALATAKFLDAQRPGGTAYVIGEAGLTTALHDIGYVLTDHAPDYVVLGETRTYSFEAMTKAVRLINDGARFICTNPDETGPSTEGPLPATGAVAALITKATGKQPYFAGKPNPLMMRTGLNAIGAHSETSAMIGDRMDTDVLAGLEAGMQTFLVRTGLTSDADIKKYPFTPSHVVDSIADLVDLV, from the coding sequence ATGGCAGAGCGCAAGCCCATCGACTCGTGGCTCACCGACATGGATGGCGTGCTCATCCACGAGGGAGTCCCGATTCCCGGCGCCGACGCGTTCATCAAGCGGCTGCGCGACTCCGGCAAGCCGTTCCTGGTGCTGACGAACAACTCCATCTACACCGCCCGCGACCTCCAGGCCCGCCTCACCCGCATGGGCCTGGAGGTGCCGGTCGGCAACATCTGGACGTCCGCCCTGGCCACCGCCAAGTTCCTGGACGCCCAGCGCCCCGGCGGCACCGCGTACGTCATCGGCGAGGCCGGTCTGACGACGGCCCTGCACGACATCGGCTACGTGCTCACCGACCACGCGCCCGACTACGTGGTGCTCGGCGAGACCCGGACCTACTCCTTCGAGGCGATGACGAAGGCCGTCCGGCTGATCAACGACGGCGCCCGCTTCATCTGCACCAACCCCGACGAGACCGGCCCCTCCACCGAGGGCCCGCTGCCCGCCACCGGAGCCGTCGCCGCGCTGATCACCAAGGCGACCGGGAAGCAGCCGTACTTCGCCGGCAAGCCGAACCCGCTGATGATGCGCACCGGGCTCAACGCCATCGGGGCGCACTCCGAGACCAGCGCCATGATCGGCGACCGGATGGACACCGACGTGCTGGCCGGCCTGGAGGCGGGCATGCAGACCTTCCTCGTACGGACCGGGCTGACCAGCGACGCGGACATCAAGAAGTACCCGTTCACGCCGTCGCACGTCGTCGATTCCATCGCGGATCTGGTCGACCTCGTGTAA
- a CDS encoding alkaline phosphatase family protein, whose protein sequence is MSRTTTPGISRRSILIGSATAALAAVAAPGAASAAARTPKVLVIGLDGTLLSRVRDADAPRLKALMAAGLTAPSSIYADPMAPTMSGPGWSTLITGVWPDKHNVKDNNFTGHQFAQYPDFLTRIETAKPSLSTYAVSSWAPITDMVFSSKVDTRVSTPSAEYDTGTTSRAVTRLKSADPDAVFVQLDNVDHAGHSYGAASRQYLDAIHGVDTQVGAMVDALTSRATYGNEDWLILITADHGHTDAGGHGGSTWPERQTFMIAVGGTVNAGSTRYDVKMPDVAATALAHLGVAIDPAWALDGRPIQQPTPDDFDGLRAKLTGPVDETGIGAGVIGFTHTPPTGWSVDNSAMGTGGVTEWRGWTFTTDEFWTRAERDQQRECNVRARNVFAVADGDEWSDKAVSATYDSTLVSPDFPVTGGRPATLTYTTFYRQESPQKGEVLVSYDGGTPVSVKTYTSDVPSRTETVTLAVPSGVTRAKVRFRYTGGNNWFWTIDGVKISGS, encoded by the coding sequence ATGTCGCGTACGACCACGCCCGGCATCTCCCGCCGCTCGATCCTCATCGGCTCCGCCACCGCCGCACTCGCCGCGGTGGCCGCCCCCGGCGCCGCGTCCGCTGCGGCCCGCACCCCCAAGGTCCTGGTCATCGGCCTCGACGGCACGCTGCTCAGCAGAGTCCGGGACGCCGACGCCCCCCGCCTCAAGGCCCTCATGGCGGCCGGCCTGACCGCCCCCAGCTCGATCTACGCCGACCCGATGGCGCCCACCATGTCGGGACCCGGCTGGTCCACGCTCATCACCGGCGTCTGGCCCGACAAGCACAACGTGAAGGACAACAACTTCACCGGCCACCAGTTCGCCCAGTACCCCGACTTCCTCACCCGGATCGAGACCGCGAAGCCGTCCCTGTCCACCTACGCCGTCTCCTCCTGGGCCCCGATCACGGACATGGTCTTCTCCTCGAAGGTCGACACCCGCGTCTCCACCCCGAGCGCCGAGTACGACACCGGCACCACCAGCCGGGCCGTCACGCGGCTGAAGTCCGCCGACCCGGACGCGGTCTTCGTCCAGCTCGACAACGTCGACCACGCCGGGCATTCCTACGGCGCCGCGAGCCGGCAGTACCTCGACGCGATCCACGGCGTGGACACCCAGGTCGGCGCCATGGTCGACGCCCTCACCTCCCGTGCCACGTACGGGAACGAGGACTGGCTGATCCTGATCACCGCCGACCACGGGCACACCGACGCGGGCGGCCACGGCGGCTCCACCTGGCCCGAACGGCAGACCTTCATGATCGCCGTCGGCGGGACCGTCAACGCGGGCTCGACCCGGTACGACGTGAAGATGCCCGACGTCGCCGCCACCGCCCTCGCCCACCTCGGCGTCGCCATTGACCCGGCCTGGGCCCTGGACGGCCGCCCGATCCAGCAGCCCACCCCCGACGACTTCGACGGCCTGCGCGCCAAGCTCACCGGACCCGTCGACGAGACCGGCATCGGCGCGGGCGTCATCGGCTTCACGCACACCCCGCCCACCGGCTGGAGCGTCGACAACTCCGCGATGGGCACCGGCGGCGTCACCGAGTGGCGCGGCTGGACCTTCACCACGGACGAGTTCTGGACGCGGGCCGAGCGCGACCAGCAGCGCGAGTGCAACGTCCGCGCCCGGAACGTCTTCGCGGTCGCCGACGGCGACGAATGGTCCGACAAGGCGGTCTCGGCCACGTACGACTCGACCCTGGTCAGCCCCGACTTCCCGGTCACCGGCGGCCGCCCGGCCACCCTCACCTACACGACCTTCTACCGCCAGGAGTCCCCGCAGAAGGGCGAGGTCCTCGTCTCCTACGACGGCGGCACCCCGGTCTCCGTGAAGACGTACACCTCCGACGTCCCGTCCCGCACGGAGACCGTCACGCTCGCCGTGCCGAGCGGTGTGACCAGGGCGAAGGTCCGTTTCCGGTACACCGGCGGCAACAACTGGTTCTGGACGATCGACGGGGTCAAGATCAGCGGTTCCTGA
- a CDS encoding 2-aminoethylphosphonate ABC transporter substrate-binding protein, whose protein sequence is MRRNILTAVAATAGSLALAASLTACGGSSAASDAKVVTVYSADGLKGENGDGWYDKVFKDFTAQTGIKVEYVEGGSGEMVQRAVREKSNTQADVLVTLPPFIQQADGKGLLAKYAPEGSDRVDGADKAADGTWTSVVNNYFGFVYNKKELKTPPQTWEELLDGSYKDKLQYSTPGVAGDGTAVVVKAMHDFGGKQAAMDYLKKLQANNVGPSASTGKLAPKVDKGELLVANGDVQMNFAQAKTMPHLGLWFPKKAGGKPTSFALPYAAGLVKNAPHTANGKKLLDFMLATKQQRDVSSVGGGFAARTDVKATDENAIALAKIMDGVEIFEPDWDDIDKNLQAYVEDWKSATGS, encoded by the coding sequence ATGCGCAGAAACATCCTCACCGCGGTCGCCGCCACCGCGGGCAGCCTCGCCCTCGCCGCCTCCCTGACCGCCTGCGGCGGCAGCTCGGCCGCCTCCGACGCGAAGGTCGTCACCGTCTACAGCGCCGACGGCCTCAAGGGCGAGAACGGCGACGGCTGGTACGACAAGGTCTTCAAGGACTTCACCGCGCAGACCGGCATCAAGGTCGAGTACGTGGAGGGCGGCTCCGGCGAGATGGTGCAGCGCGCCGTCCGTGAGAAGTCCAACACGCAGGCCGACGTGCTCGTCACCCTGCCGCCCTTCATCCAACAGGCCGACGGGAAGGGCCTGTTGGCGAAGTACGCCCCCGAAGGCTCCGACCGGGTCGACGGCGCCGACAAGGCCGCCGACGGCACCTGGACCTCCGTCGTCAACAACTACTTCGGCTTCGTCTACAACAAGAAGGAGCTGAAGACGCCCCCGCAGACCTGGGAGGAACTCCTCGACGGGTCGTACAAGGACAAGCTCCAGTACTCCACGCCCGGCGTCGCGGGCGACGGCACCGCCGTGGTCGTCAAGGCCATGCACGACTTCGGCGGCAAGCAGGCCGCCATGGACTACCTGAAGAAGCTCCAGGCCAACAACGTCGGCCCGTCCGCCTCCACCGGCAAGCTCGCCCCCAAGGTCGACAAGGGCGAGCTCCTCGTCGCCAACGGCGACGTCCAGATGAACTTCGCGCAGGCCAAGACCATGCCCCACCTCGGCCTGTGGTTCCCGAAGAAGGCCGGCGGCAAGCCCACCTCGTTCGCGCTGCCGTACGCCGCCGGACTCGTCAAGAACGCCCCGCACACCGCGAACGGCAAGAAGCTCCTCGACTTCATGCTCGCCACGAAGCAGCAGCGGGACGTCAGCTCGGTCGGCGGCGGCTTCGCCGCGCGCACCGACGTCAAGGCCACCGACGAGAACGCCATCGCGCTCGCCAAGATCATGGACGGCGTGGAGATCTTCGAGCCGGACTGGGACGACATCGACAAGAACCTCCAGGCGTACGTGGAGGACTGGAAGTCGGCCACCGGCAGCTGA
- a CDS encoding ABC transporter permease, translating to MLVHSRPGTWATWALFFLLFLPLFALPLLVIVAASFATNWSGAFPSGFTGGHYQAATSGDSLTALATSLVTAVTASVLALVVGGWAALAAASLKKTGRRFMDALFVLPVAVPSVVVGLAVLVAFSKPPMLLNGTRWIVIVAHTILVTAFAYQSVAAAVVRLDPAYEQAAASLGARPAYVLWKVKLPLLLPSLNAAAGLCFALSMGELSATMMLYPPDWMPLPVQIYATTDRGSLFTGSAIAVVLMAATLLVLLAVSRIRTKASYR from the coding sequence ATGCTCGTTCATAGCCGGCCAGGCACGTGGGCCACCTGGGCCCTCTTCTTCCTCCTCTTCCTCCCTCTCTTCGCCCTGCCCCTCCTCGTCATCGTCGCCGCCTCCTTCGCCACGAACTGGTCCGGCGCCTTCCCCTCCGGATTCACCGGCGGCCACTACCAGGCCGCCACCAGCGGGGACTCGCTCACCGCGCTCGCCACCAGCCTCGTCACCGCCGTCACGGCGAGCGTGCTCGCACTCGTCGTCGGCGGCTGGGCCGCGCTCGCCGCCGCGTCCCTGAAGAAGACCGGACGCCGGTTCATGGACGCCCTGTTCGTGCTGCCGGTCGCCGTGCCCTCGGTCGTCGTCGGACTCGCCGTGCTCGTCGCCTTCAGCAAGCCGCCGATGCTGCTCAACGGCACCCGCTGGATCGTCATCGTCGCGCACACCATCCTCGTCACCGCGTTCGCCTACCAGTCCGTCGCCGCCGCCGTCGTGCGCCTCGACCCGGCGTACGAACAGGCCGCCGCGTCCCTCGGCGCCCGGCCCGCGTACGTCCTGTGGAAGGTGAAGCTGCCGCTCCTGCTGCCGTCCCTGAACGCCGCGGCCGGACTCTGCTTCGCCCTGTCCATGGGCGAGTTGAGCGCCACGATGATGCTCTACCCGCCGGACTGGATGCCGCTGCCGGTGCAGATCTACGCGACCACCGACCGCGGCTCGCTGTTCACCGGCTCCGCGATCGCGGTGGTCCTGATGGCGGCCACGCTGCTCGTCCTGCTCGCCGTCTCACGGATCCGCACCAAGGCCTCGTACCGCTGA